Proteins encoded by one window of Ignavibacteriota bacterium:
- a CDS encoding DUF4160 domain-containing protein — MPEVFRVEGFVFFFYANEGNEPIHIHVRKAGGYAKFWIMPVELDSSKGFKSSDLMKAEKLINENIEKIKEKWYNVFGY, encoded by the coding sequence ATGCCGGAAGTATTTAGAGTTGAAGGATTCGTTTTTTTCTTTTATGCAAATGAAGGAAATGAACCAATACATATTCATGTAAGGAAGGCAGGCGGCTATGCAAAATTTTGGATTATGCCTGTAGAGCTTGATTCTTCAAAGGGCTTTAAATCATCCGACTTGATGAAAGCTGAAAAGTTGATTAATGAAAATATTGAGAAGATTAAGGAGAAATGGTATAATGTATTTGGATATTAA
- a CDS encoding type II toxin-antitoxin system RelE/ParE family toxin, whose product MFQVIWSNTALQDLRAIRKFIAMDSDHYSKLFAEKIVKSVKRLELFPESGRKSTEFSYLGFREILITPYKVIYHLDDNIVKILSIVHCKRDI is encoded by the coding sequence ATGTTTCAAGTAATCTGGTCAAATACGGCGCTTCAGGATTTAAGAGCAATTCGCAAATTCATTGCTATGGACTCAGACCATTACTCGAAATTATTTGCTGAAAAAATTGTTAAATCAGTAAAAAGATTGGAATTATTCCCGGAAAGCGGTAGAAAATCAACAGAGTTTTCATATCTTGGATTTCGTGAAATTTTGATTACCCCATATAAGGTTATATATCATCTTGATGATAATATCGTTAAAATTTTATCAATTGTACATTGTAAACGTGATATATGA
- a CDS encoding tail fiber domain-containing protein, translating into MKKTILIVLVLLFSTTYLLAQIPQTISWQGILQDGSGNPLNGNYNLTVKLFDVASGGTALWSETHSSVVIADGLVNLNLGSVTPFSINFADEYWLEITVGIGTPLPRIKLSSVPYALHSKTAESVNETDPTWSGTANETANIGRTGNVGIGTSSPSALLHTHGSGTGEGNVLHEGVFKISNPGEPPASGEGTRMMWYPDKGAFRVGGVSGTDWDKDSIGEYSVAMGYNTKAKGWISMALGEGTTASEWASTAMGYNTTASGLSSTAMGQRTTASDWYATAMGMVTTASGLASTAMGGYTIASGQNSTAMGDNTIASGGNSTAMGSYTTASGGNSTAMGYGTSAKSFSETVIGNWNTDYTPVSALEWNANDRLFVVGNGIAGDSRRDALTVLKNGYIGIGTSTPSALLHTHGHGQGEGNVLLEGVYKTSNPGDPPASGEGTRMMWYPDKAAFRVGGVSGTQWDKDSIGIYSTAMGSSTTASGSRSTAMGFITTASGWYSTAMGSSTTASGQNSTAMGKSTTASGLYSTAMGSSTTASAESSTAMGDGTTASGLYSTAMGSGTTASGNYSTAMGFITTASGTTSTAMGGGTTASGHRSTAMGSGTTASGNYSTAMGHGTIAKSAFETAVGGWNTDYEPSSITSWNANDRLFVIGNGTAGDSRRDALTVLKNGHIGIGTSTPSALLHTIGQGQGEGNVLHEGEYKVYDPGDPPASGAGTRMMWYPDKAAFRAGSVTGTQWDKDSIGIYSIAMGYNSKAKGANSIAIGQNTTASGLFSTAIGYWANASGTVSTALGANNSASGYASTAMGERTSAKSAFETVVGRWNLDYTPVSATEWNANDRLFVIGNGTALASQSNAMTVLKSGNTGIGTSTPTALLHTSGTGTGGGNVLFVGEYKSTANQGSPPVTGAGTRMMWYPDKGAFRAGRVTSTEWDKDSIGDYSVAFGYSAIAKSLSAVAIGAGNIANAPNSTALGAYTTASGKYSTAIGYQLNAKSISTTAIGQYNVGFGDSQNWYSTDPIFEIGIGINESNKANAMTVLKNGNIGIGTINPAGNRLRVVSNASGGTNSTGYFENTNGSGLALRATTNSSDGTILSIQEGSGYTLRCDGYDPNWFVAMIVKGRQVGINTSSPTQNLDVNGNARFRSIASDAYHGVLNRKSDGTLTTATSDIRFKENVETLENSLEKVLKLRGVSFTWKNNPEYGTRIGFIAQEFEKVVPELAFTNPTDGYMGINYAEMTAVLAEAIKEQHTIIDEQNNKIHIQQTEIDELKRKLEQLLQQFSEIQNK; encoded by the coding sequence ATGAAAAAAACTATACTTATTGTTTTAGTATTATTGTTTTCTACAACATATTTGTTAGCACAAATTCCCCAAACCATAAGCTGGCAGGGAATTCTTCAAGACGGTAGCGGTAATCCGCTCAATGGAAATTATAATTTGACTGTCAAATTATTCGATGTCGCTTCCGGTGGGACGGCACTTTGGAGCGAGACTCACAGCAGCGTAGTTATCGCTGACGGACTTGTTAATCTTAATCTTGGTAGCGTTACGCCATTTAGTATTAATTTCGCCGATGAATACTGGCTTGAAATCACCGTAGGGATTGGAACTCCGCTTCCGAGGATTAAACTCAGTTCTGTGCCTTATGCACTGCATTCAAAGACGGCTGAATCTGTAAATGAAACCGATCCAACTTGGTCAGGCACAGCAAATGAAACAGCAAATATTGGCAGAACCGGCAATGTGGGCATAGGGACTTCCTCTCCCAGTGCCCTACTTCATACCCACGGCTCAGGCACGGGCGAGGGCAATGTGCTGCATGAAGGCGTGTTTAAGATTTCGAACCCAGGCGAACCACCTGCTTCAGGTGAAGGAACACGTATGATGTGGTACCCTGATAAAGGTGCTTTCAGAGTAGGTGGTGTAAGCGGAACAGATTGGGATAAAGACAGTATTGGAGAATATTCTGTAGCAATGGGTTACAATACCAAAGCCAAAGGATGGATTTCTATGGCATTAGGAGAAGGTACTACTGCTTCCGAATGGGCTTCCACAGCAATGGGATACAATACAACCGCTTCTGGACTTTCCTCAACGGCTATGGGACAAAGAACTACAGCTTCGGATTGGTACGCAACTGCAATGGGAATGGTTACAACCGCATCGGGATTGGCTTCTACCGCAATGGGTGGATACACAATCGCTTCGGGACAAAATTCCACAGCAATGGGAGATAACACAATTGCTTCGGGAGGTAATTCCACGGCAATGGGAAGCTACACAACCGCTTCGGGAGGTAATTCCACGGCAATGGGATATGGCACATCTGCCAAATCATTTTCTGAAACGGTAATAGGCAATTGGAATACTGATTACACTCCTGTCTCAGCATTGGAATGGAATGCAAACGACCGCTTGTTTGTTGTTGGTAATGGTATCGCAGGTGATTCAAGAAGAGATGCATTAACAGTTCTGAAAAATGGTTATATAGGTATTGGTACTTCTACACCATCAGCACTTTTACATACTCATGGCCACGGGCAGGGAGAAGGCAATGTGCTGCTTGAAGGCGTGTATAAGACTTCCAATCCAGGCGACCCACCTGCTTCAGGTGAAGGAACAAGAATGATGTGGTATCCCGATAAAGCAGCATTCAGGGTTGGTGGTGTAAGCGGAACGCAATGGGATAAAGATAGTATAGGAATCTATTCCACGGCAATGGGAAGCAGCACAACCGCTTCGGGTTCTCGTTCCACTGCAATGGGATTCATTACAACCGCTTCGGGATGGTATTCCACGGCAATGGGAAGTAGCACAACAGCTTCGGGACAAAATTCCACAGCAATGGGAAAAAGTACAACCGCTTCGGGATTGTATTCCACGGCAATGGGAAGCAGCACAACCGCTTCGGCAGAGAGCTCCACGGCAATGGGAGACGGAACAACCGCTTCGGGATTGTATTCCACGGCTATGGGAAGCGGTACAACAGCTTCGGGAAATTATTCCACTGCAATGGGATTCATTACAACAGCTTCGGGAACTACTTCCACTGCAATGGGAGGCGGAACAACCGCTTCGGGACATAGATCCACGGCAATGGGAAGCGGTACAACAGCTTCGGGAAATTATTCCACTGCAATGGGACACGGAACAATAGCCAAATCTGCCTTTGAAACAGCAGTGGGAGGTTGGAACACTGATTATGAGCCGAGTTCAATCACTTCATGGAATGCAAACGACCGCTTGTTTGTTATTGGAAATGGTACCGCAGGTGATTCAAGAAGAGATGCATTAACAGTTCTGAAAAATGGTCATATAGGCATTGGAACTTCTACACCATCTGCACTTTTGCATACTATTGGTCAAGGGCAGGGAGAAGGAAATGTTTTGCACGAGGGTGAATACAAAGTATATGACCCGGGCGACCCTCCTGCAAGCGGAGCAGGTACACGTATGATGTGGTACCCCGATAAGGCGGCATTCAGGGCTGGGAGTGTGACAGGAACGCAATGGGATAAAGATAGTATTGGAATTTATTCTATTGCTATGGGTTATAATAGCAAAGCAAAGGGTGCTAATTCAATTGCAATAGGACAAAATACTACCGCTTCCGGACTTTTTTCAACAGCAATAGGATATTGGGCAAATGCTTCTGGAACTGTTTCCACTGCATTGGGAGCGAATAATTCTGCATCGGGATATGCCTCCACTGCAATGGGCGAAAGAACAAGTGCCAAATCAGCTTTTGAAACTGTTGTAGGTAGATGGAATTTAGATTATACACCAGTCTCAGCAACTGAATGGAATGCAAATGACCGTTTGTTTGTGATTGGTAATGGTACAGCTCTCGCTTCGCAAAGCAATGCTATGACAGTTTTGAAGAGTGGCAATACAGGTATAGGTACGAGCACCCCTACAGCTTTACTTCACACAAGTGGCACTGGTACAGGTGGAGGTAATGTACTGTTTGTTGGCGAATATAAATCAACTGCCAATCAGGGCAGTCCACCGGTTACAGGAGCAGGCACCAGAATGATGTGGTATCCCGATAAAGGGGCATTCAGAGCTGGAAGAGTAACCTCTACAGAATGGGACAAAGATAGTATTGGTGATTATTCAGTTGCTTTTGGTTATAGTGCCATAGCAAAATCACTCAGTGCGGTCGCCATAGGTGCCGGGAACATCGCAAATGCCCCTAATTCAACTGCTTTAGGTGCATATACAACCGCTTCAGGTAAATATTCTACAGCAATTGGGTATCAATTAAATGCCAAATCCATTTCCACAACAGCAATTGGTCAGTATAATGTTGGATTTGGTGATTCCCAAAACTGGTATTCAACCGACCCAATATTTGAGATAGGTATAGGAATCAATGAATCGAACAAAGCAAATGCTATGACTGTTTTAAAGAATGGAAATATCGGAATAGGTACAATTAATCCGGCTGGAAATAGGCTCAGGGTAGTATCAAACGCCTCAGGCGGAACCAATTCTACGGGCTATTTTGAAAATACAAATGGTTCTGGCTTGGCTCTAAGAGCTACAACTAACTCAAGCGACGGGACTATTCTTTCTATTCAGGAAGGTTCAGGTTATACTTTACGTTGTGATGGCTATGACCCTAACTGGTTTGTCGCTATGATTGTAAAAGGCAGACAAGTGGGAATAAACACTTCATCTCCTACCCAAAACCTTGACGTAAACGGGAACGCACGATTTCGTAGTATTGCCTCTGATGCTTATCATGGAGTGCTAAATCGTAAATCCGATGGCACTCTGACCACTGCCACATCTGATATTCGTTTCAAGGAAAATGTCGAAACCTTAGAGAATAGTCTTGAAAAAGTATTAAAACTTCGAGGGGTTAGTTTCACATGGAAAAACAATCCTGAATATGGCACTCGTATTGGTTTTATAGCACAGGAATTTGAAAAAGTTGTACCTGAACTTGCTTTTACCAATCCTACAGATGGCTATATGGGAATTAATTATGCAGAAATGACTGCTGTACTTGCTGAAGCAATAAAAGAACAGCATACTATTATAGATGAACAGAACAACAAAATTCATATTCAACAAACAGAAATAGATGAACTTAAGCGTAAACTTGAACAACTTTTGCAACAATTTTCAGAGATTCAAAATAAATAA
- a CDS encoding DUF2442 domain-containing protein — MYLDIKYDVQAENVFVDNRIICIKLANNSEFRFPAENNKKLAKATDKQLSNVELICDGTGLHWEDLDEDLSISGILDGRFG; from the coding sequence ATGTATTTGGATATTAAATATGATGTTCAAGCTGAAAATGTTTTTGTTGATAACAGAATTATATGTATTAAACTAGCGAATAATTCCGAATTCAGATTTCCTGCTGAAAATAACAAGAAGTTAGCAAAAGCAACCGATAAGCAGTTATCAAATGTTGAATTAATCTGCGACGGCACCGGACTTCATTGGGAAGACCTTGATGAAGACCTGTCCATAAGCGGCATTTTAGATGGTAGATTTGGGTGA
- a CDS encoding tail fiber domain-containing protein — protein sequence MKKFTLLAVILISIVSAYSQIPQTISWQGILQDADAKNLSGTYSLTVKLYDVSSGGSALWSETHSNVVIADGLVNLTLGSFMPFSVNFADEYWFEITVDSGTPLPRIKLNSVPYSLHSKMAESANETDPTWSGTANETANIGRSGNVGIGTTAPNALLHTSGSGTGEGNVLFEGQYKPSSPGNPPAEGGGTRMMWYPDKGAFRAGIVESNQWDINNIGVSSISMGSNTIASNYMAVALGSSTVASGYASTSLGSLTFASGNIATAFGSNTIASGITATATGSHTKASGDYSFSMGYETHAKGDFSLAMGKNTTAYSGYEMALGSFNTEYVPINAYGWSENDRLFVIGNGMGDFAPSNAMTVLKSGKVGIGTENPKSLLHIIGTNLSGGNVLFEGNLEATNPSDPPTHTSATRLLWYPSKAAFRAGRATADEWNKNNIGFYSTAIGNNVVASGYGSIAIGDNNTASGQGSVALGSFSTASAFASIALGSESHATGNYAVSLARESIASGAYSTTIGRTTQATGDYSLATGASTTADGDYSTAMGFHSSATGSNSTSIGFWSKAIGNYSTAIGDLARADGTISVAIGPGTRADAYASTAMGHYNIIGGDANNWLETDPLFAIGNGTSEQLRKNALTILKNGNTGIGTFAPSQALDVNGSARLRNHLFDYNNTSGTIGQVLTRGTGGVLWANPVTDPWVENETAIYSTSGKNFGLGINTPSRKLTLAQSGNNCGMNLITSTTGLSQGDGLHLLMEDLIGWLVNFENGPLYLGTNRMARLTIHQAGNVGIQTTTPRQQLSVGDYLDLYSGYVNVPTRPSIRASSNDNLIINAYDTGILYFNLDGGTGETRFYAGAEGAELLRINPDGKVGIGTGTPTQRLDVNGNARFRSIGSGAYSGVVNRTSDGTLTTATSDLRFKENIATLDNSLERVKQLRGVSFTWTSNPEYGTRIGFIAQEFEKVIPELAFTNPTDGYMGINYAEMTAVLVEAMKEQQTIIDEQNKRILDQQNEIDELKLKYEKLFQLLSNK from the coding sequence ATGAAAAAATTTACTTTACTCGCAGTAATACTAATAAGTATTGTTTCCGCTTATTCTCAAATTCCCCAAACCATAAGCTGGCAAGGAATTTTGCAGGATGCCGATGCTAAAAATCTATCAGGCACATATAGCCTGACTGTCAAGTTATACGATGTCTCTTCGGGTGGTTCCGCACTTTGGAGCGAGACTCACAGCAATGTAGTAATTGCAGACGGACTTGTTAATCTTACACTTGGGAGCTTTATGCCTTTTAGTGTAAATTTCGCTGATGAATACTGGTTTGAAATTACGGTTGACAGTGGTACGCCACTTCCAAGAATAAAACTAAATTCAGTACCATATTCATTACATTCTAAAATGGCAGAATCTGCCAATGAAACAGATCCTACTTGGTCGGGCACAGCAAATGAAACAGCAAATATTGGCAGATCAGGCAATGTAGGAATTGGAACCACTGCTCCCAATGCCCTTCTCCATACAAGCGGCTCAGGTACAGGCGAAGGTAATGTGTTATTTGAAGGGCAATATAAACCATCGTCACCCGGTAACCCGCCAGCCGAAGGTGGAGGCACACGTATGATGTGGTATCCTGATAAAGGTGCCTTTAGGGCGGGTATAGTAGAATCAAATCAATGGGATATTAATAATATTGGTGTATCTTCAATATCAATGGGTAGTAACACTATTGCAAGCAATTATATGGCTGTCGCTTTGGGCTCTTCTACAGTTGCGTCAGGATACGCTTCTACTTCATTAGGAAGCCTGACATTTGCATCAGGAAATATAGCTACTGCTTTTGGCAGTAATACTATTGCATCCGGTATAACAGCAACTGCCACAGGGTCACATACTAAAGCATCCGGTGATTATTCATTTAGTATGGGTTATGAAACGCATGCAAAAGGTGATTTTTCATTAGCAATGGGAAAAAACACTACTGCTTATTCAGGCTATGAAATGGCTTTAGGTTCATTCAATACTGAATATGTGCCCATAAATGCTTACGGCTGGAGTGAAAACGACAGGTTATTTGTAATTGGAAATGGGATGGGCGATTTTGCACCGAGCAATGCTATGACAGTTTTAAAAAGCGGAAAAGTAGGAATTGGAACTGAAAACCCAAAATCATTGCTTCACATAATTGGTACTAATCTTTCCGGCGGAAATGTTCTTTTCGAGGGTAATTTAGAAGCAACTAATCCATCTGACCCACCGACACACACAAGTGCAACTCGCTTATTATGGTATCCGAGCAAAGCAGCTTTCCGTGCCGGAAGAGCAACTGCTGATGAATGGAATAAAAATAATATAGGTTTCTATTCCACTGCTATTGGAAACAATGTAGTAGCAAGCGGATATGGCTCAATAGCAATCGGTGATAATAATACAGCATCCGGACAGGGTTCAGTTGCTTTAGGTAGTTTTAGTACTGCCTCGGCTTTTGCATCAATTGCATTAGGTAGCGAAAGTCATGCAACAGGTAATTATGCTGTATCATTAGCTCGTGAATCAATAGCATCGGGAGCATACTCAACTACAATTGGAAGAACTACACAAGCTACCGGAGATTACTCTTTGGCAACAGGAGCTTCAACTACGGCAGATGGGGATTACTCCACTGCAATGGGTTTCCATTCATCTGCTACCGGCTCGAATTCAACATCTATTGGCTTTTGGAGTAAAGCAATAGGCAATTACTCCACTGCTATTGGAGACCTTGCTCGAGCAGACGGAACAATATCTGTTGCCATTGGTCCGGGAACAAGAGCAGATGCTTACGCTTCAACTGCAATGGGGCATTATAATATAATTGGCGGAGATGCAAATAATTGGTTAGAAACTGACCCACTCTTTGCCATTGGTAACGGAACGTCTGAGCAATTACGAAAAAATGCACTTACTATATTAAAAAACGGAAATACAGGCATAGGCACTTTTGCCCCTTCCCAAGCCCTCGATGTTAATGGGTCTGCACGCCTAAGAAATCACCTTTTCGATTATAATAATACCTCAGGTACCATTGGGCAGGTGCTTACCCGTGGGACAGGCGGTGTATTATGGGCTAACCCTGTTACTGATCCCTGGGTAGAAAATGAAACAGCCATTTACAGCACTTCAGGCAAGAATTTCGGATTGGGAATAAATACTCCTTCACGAAAGTTAACACTTGCACAATCCGGCAATAATTGTGGAATGAACCTAATAACCAGCACTACAGGATTAAGCCAAGGAGATGGCTTACACCTGTTAATGGAAGATTTAATCGGTTGGTTGGTGAACTTTGAAAACGGTCCTCTCTACTTGGGAACTAATAGAATGGCAAGATTGACTATCCATCAAGCCGGAAATGTGGGGATTCAAACAACAACTCCACGACAGCAATTAAGTGTAGGCGATTATCTCGACCTTTACTCAGGTTATGTTAATGTACCTACACGTCCATCTATCAGGGCTTCATCAAATGACAATTTAATCATTAATGCTTACGATACAGGTATTTTGTATTTTAACCTTGATGGTGGTACCGGTGAAACTCGATTTTATGCCGGAGCAGAAGGTGCCGAATTGCTTCGCATCAATCCGGATGGCAAGGTTGGTATAGGCACCGGAACACCAACTCAACGTCTTGACGTAAACGGTAATGCACGTTTCCGTAGTATTGGCTCTGGAGCATATTCAGGTGTTGTTAACCGTACTTCCGATGGAACGCTCACCACTGCTACTTCAGATCTACGATTTAAGGAAAATATCGCAACTTTAGATAATAGTCTTGAGCGAGTGAAGCAATTACGCGGAGTAAGTTTCACATGGACAAGCAATCCCGAATACGGCACTCGCATTGGTTTTATTGCACAGGAATTCGAAAAAGTCATACCTGAGCTTGCTTTTACCAATCCTACAGATGGCTATATGGGAATTAATTATGCAGAGATGACTGCTGTATTAGTTGAAGCCATGAAAGAGCAGCAAACAATAATTGACGAACAAAACAAAAGAATTCTTGATCAACAAAACGAAATAGATGAATTAAAACTTAAATATGAAAAATTGTTTCAATTATTATCAAATAAATAA
- a CDS encoding type II toxin-antitoxin system RelE/ParE family toxin: MVTIEFSKQSLNDLEAIFDFISKDSLKYAKYQIDVLINQTELISEFPLIGHKIPEKNDESIREIVKGNFRIIYKIHHSKISILTFHHVKKQLNI, from the coding sequence ATGGTAACGATTGAATTTTCAAAGCAATCATTAAATGACTTAGAAGCCATTTTTGATTTTATCTCCAAAGATTCATTAAAGTATGCCAAATATCAGATAGATGTACTCATAAATCAAACGGAGTTAATTTCTGAATTTCCATTAATAGGGCATAAAATTCCTGAAAAGAATGACGAGTCAATAAGAGAAATTGTTAAAGGTAATTTTAGAATTATATATAAGATTCATCATAGCAAAATAAGTATCCTTACTTTCCACCATGTAAAAAAACAACTCAATATTTAA
- a CDS encoding glutamine synthetase yields the protein MTQKIEHFALESPIIRLTGKPKNDWTREDLIKVILEKQLERITFNYTGIDGKIKELKIPITSRRQAELILAEGERCDGSSLFKGMVDAGKSDLYVVPIYKTAFLNPFDTKSLNIICRFMDRTGKPAIFTPDNILSRASSSLTEKTGLELFSLGELEFYLIGNIANQTYSLPKQRGYHAASPFVKTGDILNEMMTYMSQITGNIKYAHSEVGYIQSVESDYSELKGKTAEQVELEFSPTPIDETADIMVLASWLVRNVAYKHGFVATFFPKIDFEHAGNGLHFHNALMRNGKNIMTDELGELSAEAKQLIGGLCYYAPSLTAFGNMCSSSYLRLVPHHEAPTKVCWSESNRSALIRVPLAWTKHKNLAMQVNPQQKDPLVHDESLQTVELRSPDGSANAHLLLAGITMATEWGLTNPEDALKLTESSYVDTNIHNNPNIHELAELATSCVESSEMLLQHRILFERQNIFPAAVIDYIAEVLQKENDRNLNKRLMAMPDEEKYIESRRIMHKHIHKH from the coding sequence ATGACTCAGAAAATTGAACATTTCGCACTTGAAAGCCCGATTATCAGGCTGACAGGAAAACCAAAAAATGATTGGACCCGGGAAGACCTGATTAAAGTAATATTGGAAAAACAGTTAGAACGTATTACATTCAACTATACCGGAATTGACGGAAAAATAAAAGAACTAAAAATCCCAATCACAAGTCGTCGCCAGGCAGAATTAATCTTAGCCGAAGGTGAACGCTGCGATGGTTCTTCACTCTTCAAGGGTATGGTTGATGCCGGCAAGTCAGATTTATATGTCGTTCCGATATATAAAACAGCATTTCTTAACCCATTTGATACAAAGAGCTTAAATATAATTTGCAGATTTATGGACAGAACCGGCAAACCTGCAATATTTACACCTGATAATATTTTATCCCGTGCCTCAAGTTCGCTAACGGAGAAGACAGGATTAGAATTATTTTCACTTGGTGAGCTCGAATTTTATTTAATCGGCAACATTGCAAATCAGACTTATTCATTGCCAAAACAGAGAGGCTATCACGCAGCTTCTCCATTCGTTAAAACAGGTGATATACTCAACGAAATGATGACTTATATGTCTCAAATTACCGGCAATATAAAATATGCTCATAGCGAAGTGGGTTATATTCAATCTGTTGAAAGTGATTATTCTGAACTTAAAGGCAAAACCGCAGAACAAGTGGAACTTGAATTTTCACCAACCCCGATTGATGAAACTGCAGATATTATGGTGCTGGCAAGCTGGCTGGTTAGAAATGTTGCATACAAACACGGATTTGTAGCTACTTTCTTCCCAAAAATTGATTTCGAACATGCCGGAAACGGTCTACATTTCCATAATGCTCTAATGCGCAACGGTAAAAATATTATGACGGACGAATTGGGTGAACTTTCAGCAGAAGCAAAGCAACTTATTGGCGGTTTATGCTATTATGCTCCTTCGCTTACAGCTTTCGGAAATATGTGCTCATCATCTTACTTAAGGCTTGTCCCTCATCATGAAGCACCAACTAAAGTATGCTGGAGCGAATCAAACCGTAGTGCACTTATACGCGTACCCTTAGCGTGGACTAAACACAAAAATCTCGCTATGCAAGTAAATCCGCAACAAAAAGATCCACTTGTTCATGATGAAAGCCTTCAAACCGTTGAATTAAGGTCGCCGGACGGTAGCGCCAACGCTCATTTGCTGCTTGCAGGAATTACTATGGCGACAGAGTGGGGCTTAACTAATCCCGAAGATGCTCTAAAACTGACAGAAAGCAGTTATGTTGATACAAATATACACAACAATCCGAACATACACGAACTCGCCGAACTTGCTACAAGTTGCGTCGAATCATCTGAAATGCTGCTTCAGCATAGAATTTTATTCGAAAGACAAAATATATTCCCTGCTGCAGTTATTGACTATATTGCTGAAGTTCTTCAAAAGGAAAATGACAGAAATCTTAATAAACGACTAATGGCAATGCCTGACGAAGAAAAGTATATCGAATCCCGCAGAATTATGCACAAACATATCCACAAACATTGA